A window from Chitinophaga filiformis encodes these proteins:
- a CDS encoding ArsR/SmtB family transcription factor → MGASKTDLFTKQQNELASMAKALAHPARIAILQYLVKTNACVCGDLVEELGLAQATTSQHLKELKNAGIIQGTIEGASVCYCINPAVWKQYKQLFNSFFGEVSLDNKCC, encoded by the coding sequence ATGGGAGCTAGTAAAACAGACCTTTTCACCAAACAGCAAAATGAACTCGCCAGTATGGCGAAAGCACTTGCACATCCTGCACGTATTGCCATTCTGCAGTACCTGGTGAAGACCAATGCCTGTGTATGCGGTGACCTGGTGGAAGAATTAGGGCTTGCCCAGGCAACTACATCCCAGCATCTGAAAGAATTAAAAAACGCGGGGATCATCCAGGGAACTATTGAAGGCGCCAGTGTTTGCTATTGTATCAATCCGGCAGTCTGGAAACAGTATAAACAATTGTTCAACAGTTTCTTTGGGGAGGTAAGCCTCGATAATAAGTGCTGTTGA
- a CDS encoding GNAT family N-acetyltransferase, giving the protein MQIISMQPAHWEQVKTIYESGIASGNATFQTSAPSWEEWDQSHTQHCRLVAVENDTLLGWAALTPVSGRCVYAGVAEVSVYVGEAARGKGIGSKLLQALIRESEAHGFWTLQAGIFPENVASIRLHEQNGFRQVGYREKIGQMNGIWRNTILMERRSTVTGV; this is encoded by the coding sequence ATGCAGATCATTTCCATGCAACCTGCACACTGGGAGCAGGTAAAAACTATCTATGAAAGTGGCATTGCAAGTGGTAATGCCACTTTCCAGACAAGCGCTCCTTCCTGGGAGGAATGGGACCAATCCCATACACAACACTGCCGGCTGGTAGCTGTTGAAAATGACACCTTGCTGGGATGGGCTGCGCTCACGCCCGTATCCGGCCGCTGTGTATACGCCGGTGTGGCGGAGGTCAGCGTATATGTCGGAGAAGCTGCCAGAGGCAAAGGCATCGGCAGTAAACTGCTGCAGGCACTGATCAGGGAAAGTGAAGCGCATGGCTTCTGGACTTTACAGGCCGGCATATTCCCTGAAAATGTTGCCAGCATCAGGCTGCACGAACAAAATGGTTTCAGGCAGGTAGGCTATCGTGAGAAGATAGGCCAGATGAACGGCATCTGGAGAAATACCATACTGATGGAAAGAAGAAGCACCGTTACCGGTGTTTAA
- a CDS encoding TIGR00730 family Rossman fold protein — translation MFQSAAVFCGSKPGSDPLFSQHAAALGALLAQHKITLVYGGGNTGLMGTVANAALENEGNVIGVMPKSLVEREFKHDRLTQLHIVEDMHTRKKMMYSLCDAAIILPGGYGTLDEVIEMMAWNSLSIHDKKVILLNSAGFYDPFVQQISIMKEKGFLYGDPAHAFTVVDTPEAIFNGWLS, via the coding sequence ATGTTTCAATCAGCAGCAGTTTTCTGTGGTTCCAAACCAGGAAGTGATCCTCTCTTTTCACAACACGCAGCAGCATTGGGCGCATTACTTGCACAGCATAAGATCACGCTCGTTTATGGTGGCGGTAATACCGGCCTTATGGGGACTGTCGCTAATGCGGCATTGGAAAATGAGGGCAATGTAATTGGTGTGATGCCTAAATCGCTCGTGGAAAGAGAGTTCAAACATGACAGACTAACACAGCTCCATATTGTGGAAGACATGCATACCAGGAAAAAGATGATGTACAGTCTTTGCGATGCAGCGATCATACTTCCGGGAGGTTATGGTACACTCGATGAAGTGATTGAAATGATGGCATGGAACAGCCTGAGTATCCATGATAAAAAAGTCATCCTGCTTAATTCAGCGGGGTTCTATGATCCATTCGTACAGCAGATCTCAATAATGAAGGAAAAAGGATTCCTGTACGGCGATCCCGCACATGCTTTTACCGTGGTTGATACTCCGGAGGCTATCTTTAATGGCTGGTTATCCTAA
- a CDS encoding arsenite methyltransferase, which yields MSNDQQIKDMVKEKYSEIALQDKAGNQASCCGSSCCSTEVYNIMSDDYSTLEGYNADADLGLGCGLPTQFAQIKKGDTVIDLGSGAGNDCFIARHETGETGKVIGIDFTPAMIERARTNAEVRGFNNVEFRQGDIEMMPVSANVADVVVSNCVLNLVPNKDAVMKEIYRVLKPGGHFSISDIVLEGNLPPAIQQAAEMYAGCVSGAIQKQVYLDLIHNNGFTKVTVQKEKAIIVPDDILSGYLSADEIKAFKNSGTGIYSITVYAEKPAATSCCGPDCCSK from the coding sequence ATGTCAAACGATCAGCAAATCAAAGACATGGTGAAAGAGAAATACAGTGAGATCGCTTTACAGGATAAGGCCGGCAACCAGGCTTCCTGCTGCGGTTCCAGCTGCTGCTCCACTGAAGTATACAACATCATGAGTGATGATTATAGTACATTGGAAGGCTATAACGCAGATGCGGACCTCGGTCTCGGATGCGGCCTGCCGACCCAGTTTGCACAGATCAAAAAAGGCGATACCGTGATAGACCTTGGCAGTGGTGCAGGGAATGATTGTTTTATAGCCAGGCATGAAACAGGTGAAACAGGGAAAGTGATCGGGATAGATTTTACACCGGCCATGATAGAAAGAGCACGCACTAATGCGGAAGTACGCGGGTTTAATAATGTCGAATTCAGACAGGGAGATATTGAGATGATGCCTGTTTCCGCTAATGTGGCCGATGTAGTGGTGAGCAATTGTGTGCTGAACCTCGTTCCTAACAAAGATGCCGTGATGAAAGAAATTTACCGGGTATTAAAGCCCGGAGGTCATTTCAGTATTTCCGATATTGTGCTGGAAGGAAACCTGCCACCGGCTATACAACAAGCCGCTGAGATGTATGCAGGTTGTGTGTCAGGTGCTATACAAAAACAGGTGTACCTGGATCTGATCCATAACAATGGCTTTACCAAGGTTACCGTGCAGAAAGAAAAAGCCATTATCGTACCGGATGATATCCTGTCAGGTTACCTGTCAGCCGATGAGATCAAAGCGTTTAAAAACAGCGGAACAGGCATATACAGCATCACCGTATATGCAGAGAAACCAGCGGCTACCAGCTGCTGCGGACCTGACTGCTGCTCAAAATAA
- a CDS encoding S1 family peptidase, translating into MKTTEQLKRENEMIQQMLKSGVEDLLLKIPGVRHVSIGLKEVKGQITDTLCIRIYVQEKKNNDQLAAHEVLPSEINGIPTDVNVIPDFKACLDENIYRPLRGGIQITNRIVVQDPENFGNEIAHGTLGCLATDKETGKPVLLSNWHVMMANNAKVGDRIYQPAPAVPDINLSLLPYHPKDDVNAVGKIVRAVINNKVDAAIAVVDYPRINGDAQYLNEINGLCLNGRPEQNVILGQTAAIAGQTVFKVGVVSGRTEGRIVDINYPVTSFPIEGVNRTFTGQIAIQPLQPDMQFSDKGDSGSVIIDIHNNIVGLLFASNGHAKPQITLANHISDVLEALNISINFSTQDVSSSPHKQEHQ; encoded by the coding sequence ATGAAAACGACAGAACAACTGAAACGGGAAAACGAAATGATCCAGCAAATGCTGAAAAGCGGGGTAGAAGATCTATTGCTCAAAATTCCCGGTGTACGCCATGTCAGCATTGGCTTAAAAGAAGTGAAGGGACAAATTACAGACACGCTCTGTATCCGGATATATGTGCAGGAGAAAAAGAACAACGACCAGTTGGCAGCGCATGAAGTACTGCCTTCAGAGATCAACGGTATTCCTACAGATGTCAATGTCATTCCCGACTTTAAAGCCTGTTTGGATGAAAATATTTACCGTCCCTTACGCGGAGGCATCCAGATCACGAACCGTATTGTAGTACAGGACCCGGAGAACTTCGGTAATGAAATAGCCCATGGCACCCTTGGCTGCCTGGCAACAGACAAGGAAACCGGCAAACCGGTACTGTTAAGCAACTGGCATGTAATGATGGCCAATAATGCAAAAGTAGGCGATAGAATATACCAGCCGGCTCCCGCAGTACCCGATATCAATTTGTCGTTATTACCATACCATCCTAAAGATGACGTTAATGCAGTAGGTAAGATCGTCAGAGCTGTTATTAACAACAAAGTAGATGCTGCGATCGCAGTAGTTGATTATCCCCGCATCAATGGCGATGCTCAGTATCTCAACGAGATCAATGGACTTTGTCTGAACGGCAGGCCGGAACAAAACGTGATCCTGGGACAGACCGCCGCTATCGCCGGACAAACAGTCTTTAAAGTAGGAGTCGTATCCGGACGCACAGAAGGCAGGATCGTGGATATCAACTATCCTGTTACCTCCTTTCCCATAGAAGGCGTGAACCGCACCTTCACCGGTCAGATTGCCATTCAGCCCCTCCAACCCGATATGCAATTCTCCGACAAAGGAGATTCCGGCTCCGTGATCATCGACATCCACAACAATATCGTCGGCCTCTTATTCGCCAGCAACGGTCATGCAAAACCCCAGATCACCCTTGCCAACCACATTTCCGACGTTCTGGAGGCCCTGAATATCAGCATTAACTTCTCCACTCAAGACGTCTCTTCAAGTCCTCACAAACAGGAACACCAATAA
- a CDS encoding NADH:flavin oxidoreductase, producing the protein MSNLSLFKPFSLKSLNIKNRIVMAPMTRSFSPNGVPGDNVAAYYRRRAEGEVGLILSEGTVINRPASSADPNIPRFHGESSLKGWQRVINEVHEAGGSMGPQIWHQGVADNHYSGWLPLTPFEGPSGINRPDNTNGVAMSEKNIEDTIKAFGDAAADAKRLGFDCVEIHGAHNYLLDQFFSEKTNLRTDRYGGKTLAERTRFAVEVIKEVRRRVGDDFAVIIRLSQWKPYAYDSKMALTPQEMEAWLQPLADAGVDIFHCSQRRFWEPEFEGSDLNFAGWAKKLTGKSTITVGSIGLNGEFLASFRGESSQPSSLDELIRRFDRGDFDLVAVGRPILADPNWVKKIKEGRTEELKGFSKEALAELL; encoded by the coding sequence ATGAGTAATCTGAGCTTATTTAAGCCTTTCAGCCTCAAGTCGCTGAATATAAAGAACAGGATTGTAATGGCCCCTATGACGAGGTCATTTTCGCCGAACGGCGTTCCGGGAGATAATGTAGCTGCCTATTATCGCCGTCGTGCGGAGGGTGAGGTAGGATTGATCTTATCCGAAGGTACGGTGATCAACCGACCGGCATCTTCTGCAGATCCGAACATCCCCCGTTTTCATGGGGAAAGTTCCCTGAAAGGCTGGCAGCGGGTGATCAACGAGGTACATGAAGCCGGTGGCAGCATGGGACCGCAGATATGGCACCAGGGTGTTGCAGACAATCACTATTCCGGTTGGTTGCCCCTCACTCCTTTTGAGGGCCCTTCGGGCATTAACAGACCTGATAATACGAACGGTGTCGCGATGTCGGAAAAGAATATTGAAGATACCATCAAGGCTTTCGGCGATGCTGCTGCGGATGCAAAAAGACTGGGATTTGACTGCGTTGAGATACATGGTGCACATAACTACCTGCTAGATCAGTTCTTTTCTGAAAAGACGAATCTGCGGACCGACCGTTACGGCGGCAAAACACTGGCAGAACGCACCAGGTTCGCCGTTGAGGTGATCAAAGAAGTACGGAGACGTGTGGGAGATGATTTTGCAGTCATCATCCGTTTGTCACAATGGAAGCCGTATGCCTACGATAGCAAAATGGCTTTAACTCCGCAGGAAATGGAAGCCTGGCTGCAACCACTGGCGGATGCAGGTGTGGATATTTTCCATTGCTCACAACGCCGTTTCTGGGAACCAGAGTTTGAAGGCTCAGACCTGAACTTTGCCGGATGGGCAAAGAAACTTACCGGTAAATCCACTATCACTGTCGGTTCAATAGGATTGAACGGAGAGTTCCTTGCTTCATTCAGAGGCGAGAGCTCACAGCCTAGCTCACTGGATGAACTGATACGTCGGTTTGACCGGGGAGATTTTGACCTCGTGGCTGTTGGAAGACCGATTCTGGCAGATCCTAACTGGGTAAAAAAGATAAAGGAAGGCAGGACCGAAGAGTTGAAAGGATTTTCAAAAGAGGCGTTAGCGGAATTGCTATAA